One part of the Methylobacterium mesophilicum SR1.6/6 genome encodes these proteins:
- a CDS encoding EAL domain-containing protein: MLTVLGCFVGEHNLWLVALAALVCTLASTTAMALLTHAGRAGGRSRFTWLAVAAAAGGSGIWATHFLAMLAFEPHLPSGYGIGLTLLSYADAVAITGLGFALATTGGNVRAALGGAVAGGGIAAMHYTGMAAYQVPGHLIWNPALVAASVVIGASLGGASLLVGLSARTARGRCLGAALLILAICGHHFTGMGAVTLVPDPAVAIPESAIRTEWLAAAVALASCLILLTAGAALLLDLRERKRAEIERERLLSLANAAVEGLVVCRAGQIVSANEAFARLAGAEANALAGASLAAFLPGFAAGTGTADQPVEFELVQAGGATIPVEVIMRPVAEYGRQPHHAVAVRDLRARRRAESEIHYLAHHDALTGLANRTSFHARLERETRAADVQGTKLAVLCLDLDRFKEVNDLYGHAAGDAMLRDLALRVGGLLDGNQLMARLGGDEFAILTPQGPGCADGSAERLAERILATLAAVPAASGPVIATSIGVAVYPDDAQDQHALLSYADAALYRAKAEGRGTCRRYDASMGAQIRDRRMLEHDLRHAVARGELELVYQPQSQIETGAVTGFEALLRWGHPARGSVSPALFVPIAEETGAILEIGAWVLREACRTAAGWPQPLAIAVNVSAVQLHNPHFVQFVHGILFETGLKAERLEIEITETALIRDPARALLTLRQLKALGVRIAMDDFGTGYSSLSNLRSFPFDRIKIDGSFIKAVHSNPQGAAIVRSVLGLGRGLGLAVVAEGVETADELSFLAREHCTLAQGYLLGRPAPIAQFADHTHGAAEERVASVA, translated from the coding sequence ATGCTGACCGTTCTCGGTTGCTTCGTCGGGGAACACAACTTGTGGCTGGTAGCGCTGGCGGCGCTGGTCTGCACGCTGGCCAGCACCACCGCCATGGCGCTGCTGACCCATGCCGGCCGGGCGGGCGGGCGCAGCCGCTTCACCTGGCTCGCGGTCGCGGCGGCGGCGGGTGGCTCCGGCATCTGGGCGACGCACTTCCTGGCGATGCTCGCCTTCGAGCCGCACCTGCCCTCGGGTTACGGAATCGGCCTGACCCTCCTGTCCTACGCGGACGCGGTCGCGATCACCGGCCTCGGCTTCGCCCTGGCCACGACCGGGGGAAATGTCCGGGCTGCGCTCGGGGGCGCGGTGGCGGGCGGCGGCATCGCCGCCATGCACTACACCGGCATGGCGGCTTACCAGGTCCCCGGGCACCTCATCTGGAACCCGGCGCTGGTGGCCGCCTCGGTGGTGATCGGCGCCTCGCTTGGAGGCGCATCCCTGCTGGTCGGCCTGTCGGCGCGCACCGCACGGGGCCGATGCCTGGGTGCGGCGCTGCTGATCCTGGCGATCTGCGGCCACCACTTCACCGGCATGGGCGCGGTGACCCTCGTGCCCGACCCGGCCGTCGCGATCCCGGAGAGCGCGATCCGGACCGAGTGGCTCGCGGCCGCCGTGGCGCTGGCGAGCTGCCTGATCCTGCTCACCGCCGGGGCCGCCCTGCTGCTCGACCTGCGCGAGCGCAAGCGCGCCGAGATCGAGCGCGAGCGCCTGCTCAGCCTCGCCAACGCGGCCGTGGAAGGGCTCGTCGTGTGCCGCGCCGGCCAGATCGTCAGCGCCAACGAGGCCTTCGCCCGCCTCGCGGGCGCCGAGGCGAATGCCCTGGCCGGGGCGAGCCTTGCCGCGTTCCTGCCGGGTTTCGCCGCCGGCACAGGGACGGCCGATCAGCCGGTGGAATTCGAGCTGGTCCAGGCGGGGGGCGCCACCATCCCGGTCGAGGTGATCATGCGCCCGGTGGCCGAGTACGGGCGCCAGCCGCACCACGCCGTCGCGGTGCGCGACCTGCGCGCGCGGCGCCGGGCCGAGAGCGAGATCCACTATCTCGCCCACCACGACGCGCTCACGGGACTCGCCAACCGCACCAGCTTTCACGCTCGCCTGGAACGCGAGACGCGCGCCGCCGACGTCCAGGGCACGAAGCTCGCGGTGCTGTGCCTCGACCTCGACCGGTTCAAGGAGGTCAACGATCTGTACGGCCACGCGGCCGGAGACGCGATGCTGCGCGACCTCGCTCTCCGGGTCGGCGGCCTGCTCGACGGCAACCAGCTGATGGCGCGGCTGGGCGGCGACGAGTTCGCCATCCTCACGCCGCAGGGGCCGGGATGCGCGGACGGGTCGGCCGAGCGGCTGGCCGAACGGATCCTGGCGACCCTGGCGGCGGTGCCGGCGGCCTCCGGGCCGGTGATCGCCACCAGCATCGGCGTCGCGGTCTACCCCGACGACGCCCAGGACCAGCACGCGCTCCTCAGCTACGCCGACGCCGCCCTGTACCGGGCCAAGGCCGAGGGCCGCGGCACCTGCCGCCGCTACGACGCCAGCATGGGCGCGCAGATCCGCGACAGGCGCATGCTGGAGCACGACCTGCGTCACGCGGTGGCCCGCGGGGAGCTGGAACTCGTCTACCAGCCGCAGTCCCAGATCGAGACCGGCGCGGTGACGGGCTTCGAGGCGCTGCTGCGCTGGGGTCACCCGGCACGCGGCAGCGTCTCGCCGGCCCTGTTCGTGCCGATCGCCGAGGAGACCGGGGCGATCCTCGAGATCGGCGCCTGGGTGCTGCGGGAGGCGTGCCGGACGGCCGCCGGATGGCCGCAGCCGCTGGCGATCGCCGTCAACGTCTCGGCGGTTCAGCTCCACAACCCGCACTTCGTGCAGTTCGTCCACGGCATCCTGTTCGAGACGGGCCTGAAGGCTGAGCGCCTGGAGATCGAGATCACCGAGACAGCCCTGATCCGGGATCCGGCCAGGGCGCTGCTCACCCTGCGCCAGCTCAAGGCGCTCGGCGTGCGGATCGCCATGGACGATTTCGGCACCGGCTACTCCTCGCTGTCGAACCTGCGCTCCTTCCCGTTCGACCGGATCAAGATCGACGGCTCGTTCATCAAGGCGGTCCACAGCAACCCGCAGGGCGCCGCCATCGTGCGCTCCGTCCTGGGCCTGGGGCGGGGCCTCGGGCTCGCCGTGGTGGCGGAGGGTGTGGAGACGGCCGACGAGCTGTCGTTCCTGGCGCGAGAGCACTGCACCCTCGCGCAGGGTTACCTGCTGGGCCGGCCCGCGCCGATCGCGCAGTTCGCCGATCACACCCACGGTGCCGCAGAGGAGCGGGTGGCCTCGGTGGCGTGA
- a CDS encoding NAD(P)H-dependent glycerol-3-phosphate dehydrogenase: MSAETAINVVGGGAWGTALANAAAGAGHPVTLWLRDAQAAAALQAGRENPRYLPGVPLHPGIRATADADTLAGARATLLVVPAQTVRGVLEALRDPLATAGPVILCAKGIERGSDSFMSAVAAEILPPRTPVAVLSGPSFAADVARGLPTAVTLAAADPGLAASLSGLLSGPSFRLYHTDDVRGVEIGGAGKNVLAIACGIVAGRGLGESARAALIARAFAELMRFARAFGGRAETLMGLSGLGDLVLTASSPQSRNFAFGQRLGAGASPEAAAGGKLAEGAFTAAALAGLAAAKGVEMPVAEAVAAIVAGTAGVDDVVAGLLARPLRGETD; this comes from the coding sequence ATGAGCGCGGAAACCGCGATCAACGTGGTGGGCGGCGGCGCCTGGGGGACGGCGCTGGCCAATGCCGCCGCCGGGGCCGGCCATCCCGTGACGCTGTGGCTGCGCGACGCGCAGGCCGCCGCCGCCCTCCAGGCGGGCCGCGAGAATCCCCGCTACCTGCCGGGCGTGCCGCTCCATCCGGGCATCCGCGCGACGGCGGACGCGGACACACTCGCCGGCGCCCGGGCGACCCTGCTGGTCGTGCCCGCCCAGACCGTGCGCGGCGTGCTGGAGGCCCTGCGCGATCCCCTGGCCACGGCCGGGCCGGTGATCCTCTGCGCCAAAGGCATCGAGCGCGGCAGCGACAGCTTCATGAGCGCCGTGGCGGCGGAGATCCTGCCGCCGAGGACGCCGGTGGCGGTCCTGTCCGGCCCGAGCTTCGCGGCCGACGTCGCCCGCGGCCTGCCCACCGCCGTGACCCTGGCGGCCGCCGATCCCGGCCTCGCCGCGTCCCTGAGCGGGCTGCTGTCGGGGCCGAGCTTCCGGCTCTACCACACCGACGACGTGCGCGGCGTCGAGATCGGCGGCGCCGGCAAGAACGTGCTGGCCATCGCCTGCGGGATCGTGGCGGGGCGCGGCCTCGGCGAGAGCGCCCGGGCGGCGCTGATCGCCCGGGCTTTCGCCGAGCTGATGCGCTTCGCCCGCGCCTTCGGGGGCCGGGCGGAGACGCTGATGGGTCTCTCGGGGCTCGGCGACCTCGTGCTCACCGCCTCCTCGCCGCAATCGCGCAACTTCGCCTTCGGCCAGCGCCTCGGGGCCGGCGCGAGCCCTGAGGCGGCCGCGGGCGGCAAGCTCGCCGAGGGCGCGTTCACGGCCGCGGCGCTGGCCGGGCTGGCAGCGGCGAAGGGCGTCGAGATGCCGGTGGCGGAAGCCGTCGCGGCGATCGTGGCGGGGACGGCCGGCGTGGACGACGTGGTCGCGGGCCTGCTGGCCCGGCCGCTGCGCGGGGAGACCGACTGA
- a CDS encoding GNAT family N-acetyltransferase: protein MTEAARRAHWRDLVERRLPEAARPGWPVRLYHCFARILLDNACGGPWRDHVRPPAHATLPLDQLKVAIALGEAVLAGHADLVLLNRRSLAWRCKIAVAPVPAALRDGDLILRRWRPDDAAPFAALNADPAVMAHFPRPRTEAESAAEAGQFDRRFVADGFGPWALEHEGRFIGFAGAMRILRALPFPGGDRPGTTVELAWRLARNAWGRGYATRAVGLTLADLADRCGIRAVVAYTAAGNIRSRAVMERLGMAPSGSFPHPAVPEGPLRDHVLYRLDGADKEEAA, encoded by the coding sequence ATGACCGAGGCGGCGCGCCGCGCGCACTGGCGGGACTTGGTGGAGCGGCGCCTGCCGGAGGCCGCCCGTCCGGGCTGGCCTGTGCGCCTCTACCACTGCTTCGCCCGGATCCTCCTGGACAATGCCTGCGGCGGACCCTGGCGCGACCACGTCCGACCTCCTGCCCACGCCACCCTGCCCCTGGACCAGCTGAAGGTGGCGATCGCCCTCGGCGAGGCCGTGCTCGCCGGCCACGCGGATCTCGTCCTCCTGAACCGCCGCTCGCTGGCGTGGCGCTGCAAGATCGCCGTCGCCCCGGTGCCCGCCGCCCTCCGGGACGGCGACCTGATCCTGCGCCGCTGGCGGCCGGACGATGCGGCGCCGTTCGCCGCGCTCAACGCCGATCCGGCGGTGATGGCGCACTTTCCCCGCCCCCGGACGGAGGCCGAGAGCGCCGCCGAGGCCGGCCAGTTCGACCGGCGCTTCGTGGCCGACGGATTCGGCCCCTGGGCCCTGGAGCACGAGGGCCGGTTCATCGGCTTCGCCGGCGCGATGCGGATCCTGCGCGCCCTGCCCTTTCCGGGCGGGGACCGGCCCGGGACCACGGTGGAGCTGGCCTGGCGCCTGGCGCGGAACGCCTGGGGTCGGGGCTACGCCACGCGCGCGGTGGGGCTCACCCTCGCCGACCTCGCCGACCGCTGCGGGATCCGCGCCGTCGTGGCCTACACGGCGGCGGGCAACATCCGCTCCCGGGCCGTGATGGAACGCCTCGGCATGGCGCCCTCCGGAAGCTTTCCGCATCCGGCGGTGCCGGAGGGGCCGCTGCGCGACCACGTGCTCTACCGGCTCGACGGGGCGGACAAAGAGGAAGCGGCATGA
- the tsaD gene encoding tRNA (adenosine(37)-N6)-threonylcarbamoyltransferase complex transferase subunit TsaD: MQKTVLGIETTCDETAAAVVSVDAEGVGQIRANEVLSQIAEHAAYGGVVPEIAARAHVEVLDRLIARALDRAGIGFPDLDGIAVAAGPGLIGGVLVGLVTAKTLALVTRKPLLAVNHLEAHALTARLTDGIAFPYLLLLVSGGHTQLVAVRGVGDYVRLGSTIDDAIGEAFDKAAKLLGLGYPGGPEVERMAEAGDPERFALPRPMLGRREADFSLSGLKTALRIEAERIAPLAERDVADLCASFQAAVVDVVVDRARVALRAFSDAAGRPTALVAAGGVAANGAVRRALAALAGEAGLSFVAPPLPLCGDNGAMIAWAGLERLRLGLVDDLTAPARPRWPLSADPAPAAIPIG; this comes from the coding sequence GTGCAGAAGACCGTGCTCGGCATCGAGACCACCTGCGACGAGACCGCCGCCGCGGTGGTGTCGGTCGACGCGGAGGGCGTCGGGCAGATTCGCGCCAATGAGGTGCTGAGCCAGATCGCCGAGCACGCGGCCTATGGCGGCGTCGTGCCGGAGATCGCCGCCCGCGCCCATGTCGAGGTGCTGGACCGGCTCATCGCCCGCGCCCTCGACAGGGCCGGGATCGGCTTCCCGGATCTCGACGGCATCGCGGTGGCGGCCGGGCCCGGGCTGATCGGCGGCGTGCTGGTCGGCCTCGTCACCGCCAAGACCCTGGCGCTCGTGACCCGCAAGCCCCTGCTGGCCGTCAACCACCTGGAGGCCCATGCCCTCACCGCGCGGCTGACCGACGGGATCGCCTTCCCCTACCTGCTGCTGCTGGTCTCGGGCGGCCACACGCAGCTGGTGGCGGTGCGCGGTGTCGGCGACTACGTCCGGCTCGGCTCCACCATCGACGACGCGATCGGCGAGGCCTTCGACAAGGCCGCCAAGCTCCTCGGCCTCGGCTATCCGGGCGGCCCCGAGGTCGAGCGCATGGCCGAGGCCGGCGATCCCGAGCGCTTCGCCCTGCCCCGCCCGATGCTGGGCCGGCGCGAGGCCGACTTCTCCCTCTCGGGTCTCAAGACCGCCCTGCGCATCGAGGCCGAGCGGATCGCGCCGCTGGCCGAGCGCGACGTCGCCGACCTCTGCGCGAGCTTCCAGGCCGCGGTGGTCGACGTGGTGGTGGACCGCGCCCGGGTCGCCCTGCGGGCCTTCTCGGACGCGGCCGGACGGCCGACCGCCCTGGTGGCGGCCGGCGGCGTGGCGGCCAACGGCGCCGTCCGCCGGGCGCTGGCTGCCCTGGCGGGCGAGGCCGGCCTGAGCTTCGTCGCCCCGCCCCTGCCCCTCTGCGGCGACAACGGCGCGATGATCGCCTGGGCCGGGCTGGAGCGCCTGCGCCTCGGGCTGGTGGACGACCTCACCGCCCCCGCGCGGCCCCGCTGGCCGCTCTCGGCCGATCCGGCCCCGGCGGCGATCCCGATCGGATGA
- a CDS encoding TOBE domain-containing protein yields the protein MKISARNVLKGTVVSVEKGATTSHVKIEISPGQVVTASITNAAVESLKLVAGGPAYAVIKASDVMVAVD from the coding sequence ATGAAGATCAGCGCGCGCAACGTCCTCAAGGGCACCGTGGTCTCGGTGGAGAAGGGGGCGACCACCTCCCACGTCAAGATCGAGATCAGCCCCGGCCAAGTGGTCACCGCCTCGATCACCAACGCGGCCGTCGAGTCCCTCAAGCTCGTCGCGGGCGGACCGGCCTACGCGGTGATCAAGGCCTCCGACGTGATGGTGGCGGTGGATTGA